The Desulfitobacterium chlororespirans DSM 11544 DNA segment ATTTTACCGTCGAGAGAAGTCATCATATGGCAGAAAATATAAGGTCTGTTCATCATCTTGCTTTCCTCCTTCCCTTTTCATAAATACCATTGTCTAACGGCCAATCCTCATATTAATGATCATGATATGGTTTCCACCGCCGGCCCTGTCAGCGATATGATTTTCTATAAACCTCCACGCAGTCCTCATGAGTCATTTCATAGGGATTTGCTGCGAACAGCCCGCCCATGGTCTCACGGGCATTGGCTGCCAATTTGTCGAACTCATCGGGAGTCATGCCGTAATCGCTCATTTTCAGGTCGGCCACACCGCAGTCCTCCTGAAGCTTAACCAGCATGGTGATAAAATCTTTCGGCCTGGCAGCATCCTTCATGCCCAAGGCCTGGGCCATACGGATAAAGCGCTGATCGCAGGCATGTTTTTCGATAAAGAATTCATAAAAGGCCCGGGAAATCATAATCAGTCCCGCACCGTGAGGAAGCTCGGGGTGATAGGCGGACATGGCGTGCTCCAAAGAATGTTCTGCCGTCGTCACGCTGACCGTCATCACCACACCGGAGAGGGTGTTGGCAAAAGCCATCCCTTCCCGGGCCTCCATGTCCCTGCCATCCCGGCAGGCACGGACCAAATAGTTCCCCACGTTCTCAATCGCCGTCAGGGCATACATATCGCTCATCGCACTGGCAAATTTGGAAATATAGCCCTCGGTGGCGTGGAACAGGGCATCAAATCCTTGGTAGGCGGTAAACTTGGGGGGCACGGACACCATGAGTTCAGGGTCAATGATCGACAATACCGGGAAGCTGGAATCATAGCCGCCGACACCGATTTTTTCATTGGTTTCCTCGTTGGTCACAACGCCCCATTGGTCCGCCTCGCTGCCGGTTCCGGCCGTGGTCGTAATGCAGACGAGGGGCAGGGGCTCATGGCGGAGGGCCAGCCCTTTGCCTGTTTTGCCCCCCACATAATCCCACAGGTCGCCGTCGTTGGTCGCCATCATAGCTATGGCTTTGGCCGCATCCATGACACTGCCGCCACCTAAAGCCACGATAAAATCACAGCCGTTGTCATGAGCAGATTTTGCCCCCTCCATCACGACGGTCTTGGTGGGGTTGGCCCCGACTCTATCGAACACAGCCGTTGCCACCCCGGCGAGGCGAAGCTGCTCCTGTGTGCGGTCCAGGGCGCCGTTTTCCCGGACAGACTTGCCGTTGGAGATAGTAATCAGCGCTTTTTTACCGGGCATTTTTTGCTGATGCAGCTCCCTCAGGCGACCGCTGCCAAAGACAAGACGGGTAGGTACGTACATATTAAACATGGTTATTTCCTCCTGTTGCTTGTTTATATTCTTCATCCGTCACGGGCAAAAGCCAGGTTGCCCCGCCCTTCCGGGTGTTAGGGCTGATACCGATATGGGTGAATGAACTATCCGGTGCGGCCCCATGCCAATGCTCCACCTGGGGCGGAATTTCCACCACATCGCCCCGTTGCAGCCGCCGGGCCGGCTGATCTTTTTCCTGATAGTAGCCGATGCCGTCGGTGCAAAGCAGGATTTGCCCACCGGGATGACTGTGCCAGTCATTCCGGCAGCCGGGCTCAAATATTACGTCATACACCTGGCAGTTATAAGTGCCGCTTCTATCAGGCACGAGCATGTTAACAAAGGCTGCGCCGGTGAAATTGGCGGCAGCCTGACTGCCCTTTGGGAAAACTTCCTTGTTTGGCATACGAATTCTCCTTCTTTCCTGTTCCATGAAGCTTGACAGAAATCCACAAATTCTATACTGTCTATGATAGAACCTAAAGTCAGGTTTAGATCAAGTAAGATTTCAAAAAAATTTCGGGAGGTTCGATCATGCAGCAGTATTCCATCGGGGAAGTGGCGGACATTGCCGGTGTCGCCATCTCCACCCTGCGTTATTATGACCGTGAAGGCTTGTTCCCAAATTTGGACCGCAGCCACGGCGGGACCCGGAAATTCACCGATACGGAGATCGAAACCCTTGGCATCATTGAGTGTTTAAAAACTTCCGGATTATCGATCAAAGAAATCAAGCTGTTTCTGGATTGGTGCCAAGAAGGCAACCGCTCTTTGCAGAAAAGGAGAAATCTATTTTATGAGCGTCTTGAGGTTGTAACCAAGCAAATGGAGGAACTGCAAAAGACCCTGAACACCCTCCGCTTTAAATGTTGGTATTATGATACGGCCCTGGCCGCCGGGACCGAAGAGGTGCCGAAAAATTTGCCGCCGGAGGAAATCCCGGAGGATATCCTGGCCTATCAGCGTTCCGGCTGCCTGAACAACAGCGGTCATAAGCACCTTTAGGACCTGCATTTTATGGCCTTTCATGCTAAAGCCTGCTCACCTTAATCCTAAGAAAGAGAAGAAAGAGCAAGCCCTTGATGATGCCCACCTTCCTGGATAGTGGGGAGACATCATGAGGAACTTGCTCATTTAACTTAACTTTGCTCATTCGACTTAACTTTTTTCTCTTCCCAGCCCTCTTTTTT contains these protein-coding regions:
- a CDS encoding iron-containing alcohol dehydrogenase → MFNMYVPTRLVFGSGRLRELHQQKMPGKKALITISNGKSVRENGALDRTQEQLRLAGVATAVFDRVGANPTKTVVMEGAKSAHDNGCDFIVALGGGSVMDAAKAIAMMATNDGDLWDYVGGKTGKGLALRHEPLPLVCITTTAGTGSEADQWGVVTNEETNEKIGVGGYDSSFPVLSIIDPELMVSVPPKFTAYQGFDALFHATEGYISKFASAMSDMYALTAIENVGNYLVRACRDGRDMEAREGMAFANTLSGVVMTVSVTTAEHSLEHAMSAYHPELPHGAGLIMISRAFYEFFIEKHACDQRFIRMAQALGMKDAARPKDFITMLVKLQEDCGVADLKMSDYGMTPDEFDKLAANARETMGGLFAANPYEMTHEDCVEVYRKSYR
- a CDS encoding cupin domain-containing protein; amino-acid sequence: MPNKEVFPKGSQAAANFTGAAFVNMLVPDRSGTYNCQVYDVIFEPGCRNDWHSHPGGQILLCTDGIGYYQEKDQPARRLQRGDVVEIPPQVEHWHGAAPDSSFTHIGISPNTRKGGATWLLPVTDEEYKQATGGNNHV
- a CDS encoding MerR family transcriptional regulator translates to MQQYSIGEVADIAGVAISTLRYYDREGLFPNLDRSHGGTRKFTDTEIETLGIIECLKTSGLSIKEIKLFLDWCQEGNRSLQKRRNLFYERLEVVTKQMEELQKTLNTLRFKCWYYDTALAAGTEEVPKNLPPEEIPEDILAYQRSGCLNNSGHKHL